A single window of Syntrophotalea acetylenica DNA harbors:
- the era gene encoding GTPase Era codes for MNNHQPSDKGFRSGFVAIMGRPNVGKSTLLNAVLGQKIAITSNKPQTTRNRILGICNRPDAQILFLDTPGVHKAKGMLNRYMVEQALSACGDVDVALVLVEATDPLGGGDDFVLEQVSRSKVPVILVINKVDLVPRLKLLPLIEAYASRFDFREIIPVSALAGEGTDDLVRALVKYLPEGPRYYAEDMITDLPERFIAAEMIREQILKQTHDEIPHGVAVEIDAFEEKPEKNLVVIEACIYVSREGHKKIVLGRHGEKIRSIGKAARFDIERMLGTRVFLDLLVKVEKNWTEERRQLKRFGYE; via the coding sequence TTGAATAACCATCAACCGTCCGATAAAGGATTCCGCTCGGGTTTCGTTGCCATCATGGGCCGGCCCAATGTCGGCAAGTCCACCCTTCTCAATGCGGTGCTGGGGCAAAAAATCGCCATCACCTCCAATAAGCCGCAAACCACCCGCAACCGTATCCTGGGTATCTGCAATCGTCCGGATGCGCAGATACTTTTTCTGGACACGCCGGGGGTTCACAAGGCCAAGGGGATGCTCAACCGCTATATGGTGGAGCAGGCCCTGAGCGCCTGCGGCGATGTGGATGTCGCACTTGTTCTGGTTGAAGCCACCGATCCATTGGGTGGCGGGGACGATTTTGTGCTGGAACAGGTATCGCGCAGCAAGGTCCCGGTGATCCTGGTGATCAACAAGGTTGACCTGGTACCCCGGTTGAAACTGCTGCCGCTGATCGAAGCCTATGCCTCCAGGTTCGATTTTCGTGAAATTATTCCGGTCTCGGCGCTTGCGGGAGAGGGCACCGATGACCTGGTCCGCGCCCTGGTCAAGTATCTGCCGGAGGGGCCTCGTTATTACGCGGAAGACATGATTACCGATCTGCCCGAGCGTTTTATCGCCGCGGAAATGATTCGCGAACAGATTCTCAAACAGACCCACGACGAGATACCTCACGGGGTGGCCGTGGAAATTGATGCCTTTGAGGAAAAGCCCGAAAAGAATCTGGTTGTTATCGAAGCTTGCATTTATGTATCGCGGGAAGGTCACAAAAAAATCGTGTTGGGCCGGCACGGAGAAAAAATCAGATCCATCGGCAAGGCGGCCCGTTTCGATATCGAACGTATGTTGGGGACCCGGGTGTTTCTCGATTTGCTGGTCAAGGTGGAGAAAAACTGGACGGAGGAACGGCGGCAGCTCAAGCGTTTCGGATATGAATAA
- the holA gene encoding DNA polymerase III subunit delta: MTPGELQKRLREKSLPNLLLLYGEEPFFVDRTLREIIEQTVPAEARDFNLEIFHGKGCRVATVLDAARTLPVFSPRRLVIVRDLHALPADELDRFVDYLKDSVPETVLVCTAEKIDGRRKFYQVFKKSGELVEFKKLYENQIPAFVTAQARDAGYGFTEEGLALFCTRVGVSLQEIHGEIGKLRNYLGVRNVAEAADVMAVVSDSRVGSVFDLGDALGKGDCATALSLLHRLLADGVAPLLILNMITRHFRQLWKAHELLLQRVQEKEIARRIGINPYFLNALLAQARRIPGDAFRGVFEALLETDLALKSSGSSDAAVLEILVFRLTPEGVSRQGSS, encoded by the coding sequence GTGACACCTGGTGAACTGCAAAAGCGCTTGCGGGAAAAATCTCTGCCGAACCTGTTGCTGCTGTACGGGGAGGAGCCCTTCTTCGTCGACCGTACGCTGCGCGAGATTATCGAGCAGACGGTTCCTGCCGAGGCGCGCGATTTCAATCTGGAAATATTTCATGGCAAGGGCTGTCGGGTTGCCACTGTGCTGGATGCGGCCCGCACCCTGCCTGTTTTCAGCCCCCGTCGCCTGGTTATTGTCCGCGATCTGCATGCCTTGCCGGCCGATGAACTCGACCGGTTTGTCGATTATCTCAAGGATTCCGTGCCGGAAACCGTTCTGGTTTGCACTGCGGAAAAAATCGACGGACGCCGCAAATTTTATCAGGTTTTCAAAAAAAGCGGTGAACTGGTCGAGTTCAAAAAGCTTTATGAAAACCAGATACCTGCATTCGTTACCGCGCAGGCGCGGGATGCCGGTTACGGTTTCACCGAGGAAGGCCTGGCCCTTTTCTGCACCAGGGTTGGAGTCAGCCTTCAGGAAATTCATGGTGAAATCGGCAAATTGCGCAATTATCTCGGCGTTCGCAACGTGGCGGAAGCGGCCGACGTCATGGCCGTGGTGTCCGATAGCAGGGTCGGCAGTGTTTTTGATCTGGGCGATGCCTTGGGGAAAGGGGACTGCGCTACCGCCTTGAGCCTGCTGCATCGGTTATTGGCCGATGGCGTCGCGCCGCTGCTGATTCTGAATATGATTACCCGTCATTTTCGTCAGTTGTGGAAGGCCCATGAGTTGCTGCTGCAACGTGTGCAGGAAAAGGAGATCGCCCGGCGCATTGGTATCAACCCCTATTTTCTCAACGCGCTGCTGGCTCAGGCGCGGCGCATCCCCGGGGATGCATTCCGGGGTGTTTTTGAAGCACTTCTGGAAACCGATCTTGCTCTTAAATCCTCCGGGTCTTCCGATGCCGCCGTGCTTGAGATACTGGTATTCAGATTAACGCCGGAGGGTGTTTCCCGGCAGGGTTCGTCATGA
- the der gene encoding ribosome biogenesis GTPase Der — MSVVAIVGRPNVGKSTLFNRILGTRRAIVEDFPGVTRDRNYARITRYGTPFVLIDTGGFEPASEDHLLAQMREQSRLAIEEADVILFVVDARQGLTPSDEDVAAMLRRSEKPVLYVVNKVDGFSQEAAAGEFFALGGDRLFSVSAEHGRGMDDLIEALLEALPASAKNDALAEDETRLAVIGRPNVGKSSLINRMIGAERLVANPTAGTTRDSIDTPFAYNKKRYVLIDTAGIRRKGRVQEKLEKYSVIQSLKAMERAHVVLVVLDAEEGVTDQDLTVAGYALERGRAVILVVNKWDLVEKDQGTMKKFTENVRRAFKFLPFAPIVFVSALSGQRVSKIMGEVERVSVEFNRQVPTSALNKVLEEAVISHAPPMVQGKRLKFYYMTQTGVRPPSFVVFGNHAAGVHFSYERYLANKLREAFGFNGCPIRLTFRNRGGRE; from the coding sequence ATGTCAGTTGTTGCTATCGTCGGGCGCCCCAATGTCGGAAAATCGACCCTGTTCAACCGGATTCTCGGAACACGTCGCGCCATTGTCGAGGATTTTCCCGGAGTGACGCGAGACCGGAACTATGCCAGGATAACCCGTTACGGAACACCCTTTGTGCTTATCGACACCGGCGGGTTCGAACCTGCCAGCGAAGACCACCTGCTGGCGCAGATGCGCGAACAGTCCCGACTGGCCATCGAGGAAGCCGATGTGATACTGTTTGTGGTCGACGCCAGGCAGGGCTTGACTCCCTCGGATGAAGATGTGGCGGCGATGTTGCGCCGCAGCGAAAAACCGGTGTTGTATGTGGTGAACAAGGTGGATGGTTTTTCGCAGGAGGCTGCCGCGGGTGAATTTTTCGCCCTTGGCGGTGACCGGCTTTTCAGCGTTTCCGCCGAGCATGGTCGCGGCATGGACGATCTGATCGAGGCCCTGCTGGAGGCTTTGCCGGCGTCTGCGAAAAACGATGCTCTTGCCGAGGATGAAACCCGTCTGGCGGTGATTGGTCGGCCCAATGTCGGCAAGTCGTCTCTTATCAATCGCATGATCGGTGCCGAGCGCCTGGTGGCGAATCCGACGGCGGGCACGACGCGTGACAGCATCGATACGCCATTTGCCTACAATAAAAAACGCTACGTGTTGATTGACACAGCCGGCATCCGCCGCAAGGGGCGCGTGCAGGAAAAACTCGAAAAATACAGTGTCATCCAGTCGCTCAAAGCCATGGAGCGAGCCCATGTGGTGCTGGTGGTGCTCGATGCCGAGGAGGGGGTGACGGATCAGGACCTCACGGTGGCCGGTTACGCGCTGGAGCGAGGCAGGGCGGTGATTCTGGTGGTGAATAAATGGGACCTGGTGGAAAAAGATCAGGGAACCATGAAGAAGTTCACTGAAAATGTGCGCCGCGCCTTTAAATTTCTGCCTTTTGCCCCTATTGTTTTCGTTTCCGCACTGAGTGGGCAGCGTGTCTCCAAAATCATGGGCGAAGTGGAAAGAGTGTCTGTCGAATTCAATCGTCAGGTGCCGACCTCGGCACTCAACAAGGTGCTTGAGGAAGCGGTTATTTCCCACGCACCGCCGATGGTGCAGGGCAAACGCCTCAAGTTCTACTACATGACCCAAACCGGCGTACGCCCGCCATCCTTTGTCGTTTTTGGCAACCATGCCGCGGGGGTTCACTTCTCCTACGAGAGATACCTGGCCAACAAGCTGCGCGAAGCCTTTGGTTTTAATGGTTGCCCCATCCGTTTGACATTCAGGAACAGAGGTGGCCGAGAATAG
- the infA gene encoding translation initiation factor IF-1, producing the protein MAKEEAIEVEGKVVEPLPNAMFRVKLDNGHIILAHISGKMRKFYIRILPGDRVTVELSPYDLTRGRITYREK; encoded by the coding sequence TTGGCAAAAGAAGAAGCCATTGAAGTTGAAGGGAAGGTCGTCGAACCGCTTCCCAATGCCATGTTCCGCGTCAAGCTGGACAACGGGCACATCATTCTGGCCCATATTTCCGGCAAGATGCGCAAATTCTATATTCGTATTCTGCCGGGAGACCGGGTCACCGTCGAACTTTCTCCCTATGATCTGACGCGAGGTCGCATCACTTACCGCGAAAAGTAA
- a CDS encoding response regulator transcription factor, with the protein MPRKRILIVEDEDSLLRLESILLTSRGYEVRGVSNGQAALEAIATDKPDLVLLDIMLPEIDGFEVCRRIKFAAETRHIPVIMLTARKCQDDFSRGQEVGADWYITKPFKSAMVIETIQRFLP; encoded by the coding sequence GTGCCCAGGAAAAGAATCCTGATTGTTGAGGACGAGGATAGTCTGTTGCGGCTCGAGAGTATCCTGTTGACTTCCAGGGGGTATGAAGTCAGGGGCGTCTCCAATGGCCAGGCGGCCCTCGAGGCTATTGCGACGGACAAGCCGGATCTTGTACTGCTGGATATCATGCTGCCCGAAATTGATGGCTTCGAGGTGTGTCGGAGGATCAAATTCGCTGCGGAAACCCGCCATATCCCGGTTATCATGCTGACGGCGAGGAAGTGCCAGGATGATTTTTCCCGCGGACAGGAGGTCGGTGCCGACTGGTATATCACCAAGCCCTTCAAGTCCGCCATGGTTATCGAGACGATCCAGAGGTTTCTGCCGTGA
- a CDS encoding response regulator, whose amino-acid sequence MSLVGQLADLRLDDILKIIHLSRKSGQLTVSDRDQVWNIAFWHGEVVRLSSLHLVPHLAAELEARDVLEKDLLERASELFSSDPAGDLRRVLVGCFSLAPQLVNDVFQPLARRLLQQLASWTEGQFCFDLWEDVDRLPATEAVPHLLLGDRLESAPSSPMSASDTRQNDPPAVATGASARDIETSGMPREEFPNPVWIVDDDPCLRQELGSYLDAHGLHVEQFETAADFWIQLKKARLEGIVPAALIDLVMPCLNGEGMLGGLELLEKVVCTYPDMRVLPLSDHRSSEAEDKAWQLGLPEIFSKPLQPDMPRDQWRRAVETLGRSLFLSLRAVAGSPVPENISPSVATSDRERQGSGNGVQRGFRNSPGLHLLKGMLEELNNPCLGGGIILLVLRFASEVMNRAVIFSVKQDQIVGIGQFGVALAGGDTNHAIRNIVIPRDSDSILSRMLCSPQSMRARFGDGRWDRFLAQALGGEFPRISFWGRFSARGASLPFCTGTIYRNIDLSEIPKRWRFFFPRQAWPWKKPSWRSDFRLAGPVCKAPDGSFPDIGVAVKMMEKSVMDRFPIAPTLIRGSALKYEQPVSALPVALGEGSAGSCHHDRHDIPFSAGSCEKQCL is encoded by the coding sequence ATGAGTTTGGTCGGGCAACTGGCGGATCTCAGATTGGATGACATACTTAAAATCATCCATCTCAGTCGAAAATCCGGTCAATTGACGGTTAGTGACCGGGACCAGGTTTGGAACATCGCTTTCTGGCATGGAGAGGTGGTGCGCCTCTCTTCTCTGCACCTGGTGCCCCACCTGGCTGCCGAACTTGAGGCTCGGGATGTGCTGGAAAAAGACCTTCTGGAGCGGGCCTCCGAACTTTTTTCCAGCGACCCCGCCGGTGACCTTCGGCGGGTTCTGGTCGGGTGTTTCAGTCTTGCTCCGCAGCTGGTCAACGATGTTTTTCAACCGCTGGCACGGCGCCTGCTGCAGCAGTTGGCATCCTGGACCGAAGGACAGTTCTGTTTTGATCTGTGGGAGGATGTTGACAGGTTGCCTGCCACCGAAGCGGTGCCCCATCTTTTGCTTGGCGACCGGCTGGAATCTGCGCCGTCGTCACCCATGTCTGCGTCAGATACCCGGCAAAACGATCCTCCGGCCGTGGCCACCGGCGCTTCGGCCCGGGATATCGAAACAAGCGGCATGCCTCGTGAGGAATTTCCGAATCCGGTCTGGATCGTCGATGACGATCCGTGTCTGCGGCAGGAACTTGGCAGCTATCTCGACGCGCACGGGTTGCACGTCGAGCAGTTCGAGACGGCGGCCGATTTCTGGATCCAACTGAAAAAAGCCCGGCTGGAGGGCATCGTTCCGGCAGCCCTGATCGATCTTGTCATGCCTTGCCTCAACGGCGAGGGCATGCTCGGCGGCCTGGAACTGCTGGAAAAAGTGGTCTGCACCTATCCCGATATGCGGGTTCTGCCACTGTCGGATCACCGCAGCTCCGAAGCGGAAGACAAGGCATGGCAGCTGGGGCTGCCCGAGATTTTTTCCAAGCCGCTGCAGCCGGATATGCCGCGGGATCAGTGGCGGCGCGCCGTTGAAACCCTGGGGCGCAGCCTGTTTCTGTCTTTGCGCGCTGTTGCCGGGTCACCTGTCCCTGAGAATATTTCTCCGTCAGTTGCGACCTCCGACCGCGAGCGGCAAGGCTCCGGGAACGGTGTGCAAAGAGGTTTTCGGAATTCGCCCGGCCTGCATCTGCTCAAGGGAATGCTGGAGGAGCTGAACAATCCCTGTCTGGGCGGTGGCATCATTTTGCTGGTGCTGCGCTTTGCCAGTGAAGTGATGAACCGTGCCGTCATTTTTTCAGTGAAACAGGATCAGATCGTCGGAATCGGGCAGTTTGGCGTGGCACTGGCGGGGGGTGACACGAACCATGCCATTCGAAACATTGTCATTCCCCGGGACAGCGATTCCATCCTGAGCCGCATGCTGTGCAGTCCGCAGTCCATGCGCGCGCGCTTTGGCGATGGCAGATGGGATCGCTTTCTAGCGCAGGCTCTGGGGGGGGAATTCCCGAGGATATCTTTCTGGGGCCGGTTTTCAGCGAGGGGCGCGTCGTTGCCATTCTGTACGGGGACAATCTACCGGAACATCGACCTGTCGGAAATACCGAAGCGCTGGAGATTTTTCTTTCCCAGGCAGGCCTGGCCATGGAAAAAGCCCTCCTGGAGGAGCGACTTCAGGTTAGCCGGACCGGTTTGCAAGGCGCCTGACGGAAGCTTTCCGGACATCGGGGTGGCAGTAAAGATGATGGAGAAAAGTGTCATGGATCGGTTTCCAATTGCCCCAACCCTGATCCGCGGCAGTGCCTTGAAGTACGAGCAGCCTGTGAGCGCGCTGCCTGTGGCCCTTGGTGAGGGTAGTGCAGGAAGCTGTCATCATGATCGCCACGACATTCCTTTTTCCGCCGGATCCTGTGAAAAACAGTGCCTGTAA
- a CDS encoding GAF domain-containing protein: MIQREDQGKLLQRAEEFMQVFKKGADFTQELMRENEKLRYRLVQLEEQSRLASCAGQALREVEMLKARIVDLEREKNEILQRIKLVESENIDFANRYVEIEAENNSLARLYIATYQLHATLDFREVLKIISEIIINLIGGEEFAIFLLDENTGTLQAMAGEGVVVQDLPVFALGQGVPGMVAREGESFFSETLDGLEPEKPLACIPLKIKNRVIGVLAVYRLFIQKRRFAEIDHELFTLLAGHAATAIFASKLYCESERKLTTIQGFLDLLTK, translated from the coding sequence ATGATTCAGAGAGAGGACCAGGGGAAGTTGCTTCAACGTGCTGAAGAATTCATGCAGGTTTTCAAAAAAGGTGCGGATTTCACCCAGGAGCTGATGCGTGAGAATGAAAAGCTGCGTTACCGCCTGGTGCAGCTCGAAGAGCAGAGTCGCCTGGCTTCTTGCGCCGGGCAGGCTTTGCGCGAAGTGGAGATGCTTAAAGCCCGGATCGTCGACCTGGAGCGGGAAAAAAACGAAATTCTGCAGCGCATAAAGCTGGTTGAGTCTGAAAATATTGATTTTGCCAACCGTTATGTCGAGATCGAGGCCGAAAACAACAGCCTGGCCAGGCTTTATATTGCGACCTATCAGTTGCATGCAACCCTCGACTTTCGCGAAGTCTTGAAAATTATCTCCGAAATCATCATCAATCTGATTGGCGGGGAAGAGTTTGCCATTTTTCTGCTTGACGAAAATACCGGTACCCTACAGGCGATGGCCGGTGAGGGTGTCGTGGTTCAGGATTTGCCGGTATTTGCTCTGGGGCAAGGGGTCCCCGGCATGGTAGCCCGGGAAGGCGAAAGTTTTTTTTCCGAAACACTGGATGGCCTGGAACCGGAAAAACCGTTGGCCTGCATACCGTTGAAAATCAAGAACCGCGTTATCGGAGTTTTGGCTGTATACAGATTGTTTATACAAAAACGCCGATTTGCCGAAATCGACCATGAGCTTTTCACATTGCTGGCGGGACATGCCGCAACCGCCATCTTTGCTTCCAAGCTCTATTGCGAGTCGGAACGCAAGCTGACAACGATCCAGGGGTTTCTGGATCTGCTCACAAAATAA
- the rpsT gene encoding 30S ribosomal protein S20, with amino-acid sequence MANHKSALKRNRQAAVRNARNTHIRSSMRTFVKQVRAAVAAGNQDEAKAALERAVPFIDKAATKGVIHKATASRKISRLAKLINTLG; translated from the coding sequence TTGGCTAACCACAAATCCGCTCTGAAAAGAAACCGTCAGGCCGCGGTACGCAACGCCCGCAATACGCATATTCGCAGCAGCATGCGCACTTTTGTCAAACAGGTTCGGGCTGCGGTCGCCGCCGGTAACCAGGATGAAGCAAAGGCCGCCCTGGAGCGCGCCGTACCCTTTATCGACAAGGCAGCCACCAAGGGCGTCATTCACAAAGCAACCGCCAGCCGCAAGATCTCGCGTTTGGCCAAACTGATTAACACCCTGGGCTGA
- the leuS gene encoding leucine--tRNA ligase has product MEERYDAGGIEGKWQAHWEKEQTFKAAQDGRDKYYLLEMFPYPSGRIHMGHVRNYSIGDVVARFKRLQGFNVLHPMGWDAFGMPAENAAIQHGTHPGKWTYENIDNMRAQLKKMGFSYDWDRELATCHPEYYRWEQLIFLKMFEKGLAYKKSSFVNWCPDCQTVLANEQVENGACWRCGMLVEQKELEQWFFKITDYAQELLDDTCRLSGWPEPVLTMQRNWIGRSTGCEIAFPVADADLQIRVFTTRPDTLFGATFMSLAAEHPMVADLTTPDRRAEVEAFVARVRTQDKARRTSDDFVKEGVFTGSYAINPVNGLRLPVFLANFVLMDYGTGAVMAVPTHDQRDFEFARKYDIPMVLVIQPENQTLDVAVMDEAWVGSGCLVNSGPFDGLDNETAKEKIAEYLEAQGFGRKTINYRLRDWGVSRQRYWGTPIPIIYCPHCGIVPVPEKDLPVVLPMDVEISGEGGSPLARHQAFLKTNCPTCGGDARRETDTFDTFVESSWYFARYTCPRFDQGPLDREAVDHWLPVDQYIGGIEHAVMHLLYARFFTKVMRDLGMLSQDEPFRNLLTQGMVCMDTVSCPAHGWLFPEQAVDGKCSLCGASVKTGRTEKMSKSKKNVVDPDQLIARYGADTARLFSLFAAPPEKDLEWNEQGVEGCYRFLHRVWRAVYDNLERIAGADILPEVDGAARDLRRQVHRTIKKVTEDIDGRFHFNTAIASVMELVNAVYGFEEKARHPGVMREALEATVRLLAPFVPHICEELWTCLGHAGGIESAGWPDWDETALVEDSKTIVVQVNGKVRGKVTVAADADEASLRQAALEESNVARFLEGKTVRKVVVVPSRLVNIVAS; this is encoded by the coding sequence ATGGAAGAACGTTACGACGCCGGCGGCATTGAAGGCAAGTGGCAGGCACATTGGGAAAAAGAGCAGACCTTCAAGGCCGCTCAGGATGGCAGGGACAAGTACTATCTGCTGGAGATGTTTCCCTATCCTTCCGGGCGCATTCACATGGGTCATGTGCGCAACTATTCCATTGGCGATGTGGTGGCGCGATTCAAGCGCCTGCAGGGTTTTAATGTCCTCCACCCCATGGGGTGGGACGCTTTTGGCATGCCCGCCGAGAATGCGGCGATCCAGCATGGAACGCATCCCGGTAAGTGGACCTATGAAAACATCGACAATATGCGGGCCCAGCTCAAGAAAATGGGGTTCTCCTACGATTGGGATCGGGAACTGGCAACCTGTCACCCTGAGTACTATCGCTGGGAACAGCTGATATTCCTCAAAATGTTCGAGAAGGGGCTGGCTTACAAGAAAAGCTCTTTCGTTAACTGGTGTCCCGATTGTCAGACGGTACTGGCCAACGAGCAGGTCGAAAACGGGGCCTGCTGGCGTTGCGGCATGCTGGTCGAGCAGAAGGAACTGGAGCAGTGGTTTTTCAAGATCACCGATTACGCTCAGGAACTGCTGGACGATACCTGTAGACTGTCCGGCTGGCCCGAGCCGGTGCTGACCATGCAGCGCAACTGGATCGGCCGGTCCACCGGCTGCGAGATTGCCTTTCCGGTGGCCGATGCGGATCTGCAGATCAGGGTTTTTACCACCCGCCCCGACACCCTTTTCGGCGCTACCTTCATGAGCCTGGCCGCCGAGCATCCCATGGTCGCGGACCTGACCACACCGGACCGCAGGGCCGAGGTCGAAGCTTTCGTTGCCCGCGTGCGTACCCAGGACAAAGCCCGGCGCACCAGTGACGATTTTGTCAAGGAAGGCGTTTTTACAGGATCTTATGCCATCAACCCGGTTAACGGCCTGCGCCTGCCCGTGTTCCTGGCCAATTTCGTGCTGATGGACTACGGCACCGGAGCGGTCATGGCGGTACCTACCCACGACCAGCGTGATTTTGAGTTCGCACGAAAATACGATATTCCCATGGTGTTGGTGATCCAGCCCGAAAATCAGACGCTCGATGTCGCCGTTATGGACGAAGCCTGGGTCGGTTCGGGATGCCTGGTCAATTCCGGTCCTTTCGACGGGCTGGACAATGAAACCGCCAAGGAAAAAATCGCTGAATACCTTGAGGCGCAGGGCTTCGGGCGCAAGACCATCAATTATCGCCTGCGCGACTGGGGTGTCTCCCGGCAGCGTTACTGGGGCACGCCGATACCGATCATTTATTGCCCGCACTGCGGCATCGTTCCCGTTCCGGAAAAGGATCTGCCGGTTGTTCTGCCCATGGACGTCGAAATCAGCGGCGAGGGCGGCAGCCCCCTGGCACGCCATCAGGCCTTTTTAAAGACGAACTGTCCGACCTGTGGCGGGGATGCGCGCCGGGAAACGGATACCTTCGATACCTTTGTGGAAAGCTCCTGGTATTTTGCCCGCTACACCTGCCCCCGATTCGACCAGGGGCCCCTGGACCGGGAAGCGGTCGATCACTGGCTGCCGGTAGACCAGTACATCGGCGGTATCGAACACGCCGTGATGCACCTGCTTTATGCCCGGTTTTTTACCAAGGTCATGCGGGATCTGGGCATGCTCTCCCAGGATGAGCCCTTCAGGAACCTGCTGACGCAGGGCATGGTCTGCATGGACACGGTTTCCTGTCCCGCGCATGGGTGGCTGTTTCCGGAGCAAGCCGTCGATGGCAAGTGCAGCCTGTGCGGTGCCAGCGTTAAAACCGGCCGTACCGAAAAGATGAGCAAATCGAAGAAAAACGTCGTCGACCCCGATCAGCTCATCGCACGCTACGGGGCCGATACGGCGCGGCTTTTCTCCTTGTTCGCCGCGCCGCCGGAAAAGGATCTGGAGTGGAACGAACAGGGGGTGGAGGGGTGCTACCGGTTTCTGCATCGGGTCTGGCGTGCGGTTTATGATAACCTTGAGCGGATTGCCGGAGCCGATATCCTTCCGGAGGTCGACGGCGCGGCCAGGGATCTGCGGCGCCAGGTGCACCGGACCATTAAAAAGGTGACTGAAGACATCGATGGACGTTTTCATTTCAACACGGCCATTGCTTCGGTTATGGAACTGGTCAATGCCGTTTACGGATTCGAGGAAAAGGCGCGCCATCCCGGCGTCATGCGCGAGGCTCTCGAAGCGACGGTGCGGCTTCTCGCGCCTTTTGTGCCTCATATCTGCGAAGAATTGTGGACCTGCCTGGGGCATGCCGGGGGGATCGAAAGCGCCGGATGGCCCGATTGGGACGAAACAGCTTTGGTGGAGGACAGTAAAACCATTGTCGTGCAGGTCAACGGCAAGGTGCGCGGCAAGGTGACGGTCGCAGCCGACGCGGACGAGGCGTCTCTGCGGCAGGCTGCCCTCGAGGAGAGCAATGTGGCCCGGTTTCTGGAAGGAAAAACAGTGCGCAAAGTGGTGGTGGTTCCCAGCCGTCTGGTGAACATCGTGGCCTCATGA
- the lptE gene encoding LPS assembly lipoprotein LptE, which translates to MTRRIFAIGVLLAGLFGCGYHLQGRGDTLPGGVRYVHVAIFRNATYEPFLENAVTNALIDRLASSPGVELVANPDMADAVLTGSVTRYTNSSLSYDGNDRIAEYRARMTVEAALRHADTAQILWKGTSHGTEDYLASADKAQEDDREEAAVAEVARRLADELYSRMIDDF; encoded by the coding sequence ATGACGCGGCGCATTTTCGCCATTGGCGTTCTGCTCGCCGGCCTGTTCGGCTGCGGCTATCATTTACAGGGGCGGGGGGATACGCTGCCCGGCGGCGTTCGTTACGTTCATGTGGCCATTTTCCGCAACGCCACCTACGAGCCGTTCCTGGAGAATGCCGTTACCAATGCGCTGATCGACCGGTTGGCAAGCAGCCCTGGGGTGGAGCTCGTTGCGAATCCGGATATGGCCGACGCCGTCCTGACCGGCTCCGTCACCCGGTACACAAACAGCTCTTTGTCCTATGACGGCAATGACCGGATCGCCGAATACCGGGCCCGCATGACCGTCGAGGCCGCCTTGCGACATGCCGATACGGCCCAGATTCTCTGGAAGGGCACATCGCATGGCACCGAAGACTACCTGGCGAGCGCCGACAAGGCTCAGGAAGATGATCGGGAAGAAGCCGCGGTTGCGGAAGTCGCCCGGCGTCTCGCCGACGAACTCTATTCCCGCATGATCGATGATTTCTGA